In the Planctomycetaceae bacterium genome, TTTTCGCCGAACCATCCATCGTATGGCTTTTCACGATTCGCCCACGGATAGCGAATTTCAGGAGGCATCAGTAACCGATGCGAGTTGCGCGATGTACACGCCGTCGGAAACGCTCGCGGTATAGATGATCTGGAACTCACCGATCTTCACAACAGACAGAACCGCAAGGCGGTAATTGTCGCGTACATCCAGCTCTCTTGCATCAGCAGATGCTTCTGGTTAGTCTGCGGCTCGGTAAATAACGCCGTATCCATCAAAGTGCGTGTACTCGTATACGAACTCAGGGAACTGTTGCCAGGAGATCAGTTCTGGTCTTTGACGGTCTCCCAGAGAAAATGCATGGACTGACAATCGTCGTAGCACCAACCTGCTTCATCCTCGGTATCAACAGTAAATCGCCGGGAAGCTTCGGCACGAGGTCAAAAGAGTCCGCAAAGTTGATCTGAGCCATGAACCACATTGGGCCTCCGTCTTTGTTCTTTGGCCACGGCTTCGCAGCAGGCCAGTACGGTAGACCACCGATTTTGGTGACGTGGCGTTTAGGAGACTCCCCTTTACTTAAAGACGAAGGCATCGGTGGGAACTCCAGAGGGGCGTCGCAACCCATGCCGATCTCGAAGCGTTTCAACTGAATAGAGATCATAAGGACCGGAGATGTTTTGCCCTCGAAGGGCTTCTGTTCGGATCGCGTTCTCGTAAGTGCGGCGAACTGCTGGGAAGTCCAGTTCGTCGTGCACTTTGCTCGAAGTGGAGTTGATCATCTGAACGGGCGACTCCGTGTTGGCAAGCAACGACAAAGATCAACCGGATTTGCCGCGACTGATTCTCCAATGTGTGCGCAGTCCATCAACAAACTTCTACTGCATCTTATTGTTAGCTAATCAAGCACGGCAGCACGTGCCTGTGGAAGCCAAACGCGGAACCACAGGACTTTGCCCCAAAAGCGACTCCGAAAGCAATGCCCGCCTAGCCTCAGTGTACTGAGCAATTCGTGCTCTCATTCAGACGTGTCTCTACATATATTGCTCTCCCAACCATCGTATTGGAGTTCGAAGATATCTGCAATGCACTCCATCGGAACTGAGCACTGAACACAGCATTCTGCGTTATTGGCATCATAATGGACACGACAATCTGGTGGGAGTCGCCATCGCTTTTTGCAACGGCATCGCCATACCGATTGTCGTTTATGAAGCGTGCGATCAGGTTTGCCTTCTTTGCGTTGGGGGCGATGAGGAGGAATTCCACTTCGCGAGCAGTGGTGGCGATATCGCCCAAGCCTTCGTTGCTGATCAGGAGTTCCCTGTCAGCGCAAGAAGTCGAAAGGAGTGCGGAAATCAGTTCAGACATGGTGTTTCAGCTAACAAGTATTATCCAGCCGCTGGATAATCACAATGGATAATCTGAAAACGAAACGTGCGGCTACCGAGCAGATTCTGACTCCCGGAGAAGCTGATGTCAACGACCCTGCGGGCTGGCGTCTTCACACACCCGCGATACACTTTCGGCTGCGTCCAGGAAAATCCAGCTGCTGGATATTCTACCCGCCATGAATCAGGAGATCGTAGGTACGGGCGCGGGATTAACCGCGACTTCCGGGGCAGGTGCGAGGACTGGCATTCAGCATTAGTGCCAGCGAGCTTCAGGCCTTACATGCGATCTGTCGTTTCTTCAGGCGGGAGACTGACCTACTTCGACTGCGTCAGAGTTCATTCGGATTGAAACGGTAGATCTGCTGAAAGACTGGTTTTTCTTCTTCCGGAAGTCGGCTCTGATACTCACGAAAGGCATCTACATTCCACTGCACCACTCCTTTGTGGAGGCCACCTTCGAACTGCGACGGTTCCCGGAGATCTGATGTTTCGAACGGCCTGATCTGCCATTACTTAAAAGCCATGACCTGGGATTTTGCCCGTTGCGAGGAATGGGCGTTTGCAAGGTCGATTGAACATCCGTCCGAAAAATGCAGGACAGATCGCAGAGTCATCGTGGTGCCCATCATGTAGCTGCCTGTCTGTAGCTGAGTGATTTCGGACCACGCCGCAACACGTCGGTCGGTGGCGAAATGTCCGCCCCGGAACACTCCATTGGGTGCGACATAGCCAGCGGAAATCAAATCCCAGATAAAGATCATCGCCAGGAGCAGGACAGCGGGCACAAGAACTGTCAGAGACACGCGAATGCAGCCGAGAGAATAAGCTTGCAGGTAGTCATCAATGGGCAGTTCGGGATCAATACGTCGAATCACGGCCTTCATTGCCGCACCGTTGAGCCAACGGCTGGCAGCATCGCGACTCCCCTGCATCGTCATCTGAATTCCGGAAATCGCCGTGGGTACTCTCCATAAGGGCCTGGCATTCAAAATCAGAAAGAAGATCAGCGCGCTGAGTATGATGCCGACGAATACTGCAACGACAGCACTGACCGGTTCCATATCGATCAGCCATGTGTCGTCAGGAATCAGGCCCAGCCAGATACCGATTCGATCCATGGGAAGCTGAAACAAACCGAAAGTCGTTCCGATGATGCCAGCGATCAGCAGGAGAAGCTGGCCGATAACAGCACCCGCACAACTCAGCTTTCGCAATCCACGCGTCACCTGAATGTGGTGTGCCACGGTTGCTGGCATTCCAAAGGAAATGAGATCGGCGACCTGTTGGTCATTCAGAAAGAGTTCGTCGCTTATCATTGGGCACGTCTGGGTGGCACTGGTGACAGAAACGGCAACGAGTGCGCCGCTTTCTCTGCCAGCGCCCTTTCTGGTCGAAAACAATGGCGAAGCCAGATAGCCACCACATCATCATTGAAACGTTCGATCTTCTCAACGCAAGAGACGTTGGCGGGGTGTCATATTCTATGAAGCATGATCGCCGTGCATGGCGGTTGGGTGGCGCAGGCACACGATGGACTATCGTGGGCGTCGATGACAGATCGGTTGCGAACGGGACATCAATTTCCAGTCCGAGCGGCCAGCGCATCGGTAAGCCAACAGACCGACGTACCAGATAACATCGCGCCGAACTCCATGGCCATTCGTTGACTTGTTGTGTCAAGCCCGCTCGAACGGCACTGCGATCAGATTGCGATACCATTCGTTCCCACGGGCCCCAAGCTTTCTGTTGGGGGCGATGATCAGGCACGCTCCGTTGTGTCCGGTTGCCGCGGAATGGTAGAATCGCATGCTGGCAGGATGCTCCTGTTCGTGTCATTCAGATTGCCACATGGGTTGCCGCCCAGGCTGTGTGGCGTTTTCGTCGAACAGACTCAGAAGTCACGCGAAAGCGATGAGTTTGCGGGTGACGATTTATTCGTTGCAGGATGCGACGCACGAAGTGAGTCGATGGCCCTTTTACCTCTACACGTCCGAGACATTCAGAATGTTGCTCATCCTGCGAATCTCAGGCAGTCCATCAGCGTCATTGCCTTCAGTCTGCTCCTCACCCATCTGAGTCCAGCCACTTGCCTGGCCGATCAATCCAGCCAATCCCGGCCAGGTCCCAACATTGTTGTGATCTATATGGACGATATGGGGTACGCCGATATCGGGCCGTTTGGTGCGACCGATTACCAAACGCAATCTTGACCGGATGGCTTCTGAAGGACGGATCTTTACCGACTTCTATGTCACTCAGGCGGTCTGTTCGGCCTCGAGAGCGGGGTTGCTGACGGGATGTTACAACGTCCGTGTTGGCATTCAGGGAGCGTTGGGGCCTTCGTCACCTATCGGGATCAACGCGAACGAGGTCACCCTTGGTGAAATCTGCAAGCAAAAAAACTATGCCACCGCATGTTATGGCAAATGGCACCTGGGACATCATCATCAGTTCCTTCCGATGCAGAATGGATTTGATGACTACTTCGGACTTCCCTACAGCAATGACATGTGGCCCTATCATCCGGGCGTCGCACATCTGCCAATGGAAGAGCGTCTGAAACGATGGCCGCATCTGCCCTTAATTGACGGTAATACAATTGTGAATGCCCAGGTGACCGGGGAAGACCAGGAGCAACTAACAACACAATACACCGAACGTGCCGTGAAGTTTATCGAAGATCACGTCGATCAGCCGTTTCTTGTCTACCTGCCACACAGCATGGTTCATGTACCGCTTTATGTTTCTGATAAGTTTAAAGGAAAAAGTGGTCGTGGGTTGTTCGGAGATGTCATGATGGAAGTCGACTGGTCTGTCGGACAGATTCTGGACACTCTGCGAACCCATCATCTGGAGGACAAGACACTGGTCATCTTCACTTCGGACAATGGACCATGGCTTTCGTACGGTGATCACGCTGGTTCTGCCGGCCCGCTGCGAGAGGGCAAGGGGACAATGTTTGAAGGCGGATGTCGCGAATCCTGTGTCATGTGGTGGCCCGGCACAATTCCCGCCGGAACAAAATGCTCCGTTCCTGCCATGACGATCGATATTCTGCCCACGGTTGCCCACCTGATCGGAGCCGACTTGCCTGCACATCCGATTGATGGCAGGAACATATGGCCCCTGATTGCTGGCGAACCGGATGCCGTGTCTCCCCACGAGGCCTACTATTTTTATTGGGGTGGCCAACTACAGGCCGTTCGCAGCGGACGATGGAAGCTGCATTTTCCTCACGACTATCGCACATTGAACGGAAGGCCCGGCGGTACCGATGGCAAGCCGGCCAACTACGTTCAGGCGGAGATTGGACTATCGCTTTTCGATCTGGAATCAGATATGTCCGAAACGACAAACGTCGCCGATCAACATCCCGAAGTCGTCGCTCGACTGACCGTTCTTGCCGATCAGATCCGAGAGCAATTAGGCGACAAGGGAATTCGAGGCCAGGCGATTCGACCAGCGGGCCGCAAGGTCGAAGTCAATTAATCACAAGGCTCTCATCGACAATGGCATTTCGCTCTTGTGCGGGATAGCGGGTGTGGCGATGGAAAGCTGCGATTAGCAGGATTCCTTCACTCACTCGTAACGTATGCCGACATCCCAGATGTGAGTGATAAATGGCGAAGATGGCTGTGTGGACCATGGAAAAGTGAAAACCTCCCGGGGCATGGTCTTCTGGTTCTCAACGGTCCTCAATCGTGAAATGGCTAATTGATGACCAAACCGCGACCAGGCTATAGACATTGCATGCCCTGGTAGTCGCGCGGTGACGATTTGTCGGCCTGTGGCCGGCTGCCAGGCCGTAATGCAAACGGCTTGTCCGGATGCATCCGGAGCGATTGTATCTGCGAAACTCTGTCCGACAGTCCAGAGTGGTCCGCTGCTGGTGGTTCCAAAAGCCACCGAAGAAATCGAAAGTCCGGGGATCTGTTCTCGAACCGACAGCGTCTTCATGATGGAACCGTCCTGGAGATTCCGTATTTGAACGGCTTTCCGGTCGGCGATAGCCATTCGGGCCGGGGCGGGAGAACGCGGGATCGGACTGGGTTCAGACATACGATCAAGGCTTATTGCAGACGGAATGGAATTCAGATTCACCTGCCATTCCGTGCTTCCATCGCTTACCCGGCTTCGGACCAGTTTCGGTTCTGATTCGTCCGAATTCGCCCGCGCGACCTGTGCAACCTGGTAGCCATCATACGTCTGTCGGTGGATTCCGGTGACAGTCCAGGTTGATACTGAAAGGAGCGATTGACAGTCCAGTGTAAACTGCAGGTGCTCAACCTGGGCAACGTGAGGCTGAATACGCTGATGCAGATAAAACCTTCTCGGCACTGGAAGATTCGTATCAGGGGTGTGAGGCCATTCCGACGTGACAATGCCGTAAGGTCTGTCGGGCAGTGGCTCTTCGTCTGCATTCCAGAGTTCAATGCTGCCGTCGATCTTGCCAATCGCAAAAAGGCAGCCGCCCGTGGCGGCCACAATTCTTCGAGCACCAGTATCTGAATATTCGAGGCCGCTGGTGTGGTGTCTGCCAGGACCTGAATTTGGTTGAGCGGCAATGGTGGGATATTTGTCTTCAACGGTCTGCAAGTGTGCGCCCGTTTTTGCGTCCCAGAAACGAATGACCGGAAACTGCCCAACGGTTGCGACAACTCTGCCATCCCCCGAGATGGCCGCCTGAAAAATTCGTTCGCCATCCGGGGAAATGCCAGTCGTCTGTTGCACGGTCCCGTCAAGTGGATTGATCAGATAAGCCACCTGATCCACCAGGACAACAGTCTTTGTACCGAACGACAGAGAGGCGACTCCAGCATCATCCGCAGCCCCTTCAGTCGCACGTCCGGACATCGAGATCGATGCCCTGGGCCACGGGGTATCTTCGGGAACGGTTACTACTGGTGGTTCCGGGCGACGCCTTTCTCGCTCAAGGTTGACCAGCTCCTGGCCGCGAAGGCGGTATTTCGATGCGATGGGGATCAGATTCCATGCAAATCCAATGAGTGAAACGACCAGCCAGATTTTGATGATGCGTGCAGCCATGAGTCTATCTCCGGCAATAAATGTGCGCGATAATGAATGCCAGCCGGGCTGACTCTCATTCACTTTGGAGAGATCGCCCCGAGACAATCCAATGGATCTGCCCGTTTGCTCGTTTTGGATTGCTGAAACGTCTACGGCAAATCCATTCGGCACCAGCGCCGATATGCAGTGACGGTTAGCAGAATGCCTGATATCAGCAGCACTCCTGATACAACCCAGGTGGTCCGGGCCAAGTCGCCATCGTCCATGCGGTTCGAAGCAATCCAGGAAGTTTGTGACACCAGTGTTGCGGCTAAAATTCCAATCGCCATGCTCATTCTTGATCCGTAGGAAGAAGCCAGCGCGCTGACGCCAAACACAACGAAATGAGCACCAATGACCCACAGAGAAAACTCAACAATGGCTTGCGGATAAATCGCTAATGCGTTGACTGGCCAGATCACAATACTCGTGCCGATTCCGAACAGTGCCCACCAGGCCAATTGTGCGGTGATGGAATTTGACAGCAGCATCAGCCCATTGTCGCGTACCCAGGTGCGTCGACTGAACGGGCGAAGGCTTTCATAGCCCAGTCGGGGCCATCGTTGCTGAATCAGAAGAAACTGCCCCCATGTGAGCATCAGAGAAAACATGCAGGGAAGAGAGAGCATCAGACGCACGCTTCTGACATCCAGCGATTCTTTCAGGGCGCGACTTTGCAGCCAGATGGCCATCAACTGTATTGAACCAACGACCATGAAGAACCAGACGTGATTGGTCGGCCAGTCTGCCGACAATCGCCAGAGCATGATTCGTTCGCGAAGGGTCGTCGCGGTCCGCAGTGAAAGAGCTTCCAGGGCTTTTGATGCTGGTTGGAGATACCAGTCCCAGGACAGGGTATTATATGGTTGCATCTGAACGCGCCTCGATCGACGAATCGTAGCGGCTTTCAGGTCCCAGACATCCATGGGCATCACCTTGCCGTAATCCGGATCATCCTCTGTCAGAGAAAACAGGTGATGAAAGAGCAGGCAAGCAGCCCCCAGAGCGAGTGACATAAGAAACCACGATGCTTGTGGTGCACCTCCCATCAGGAAGTCTCCGAGGGTCGCTCGCAGAACAGGAGAGAATGCCGTGGCTATTCCAAGAGAATACGGAATGGCCAGCCACCATCCCGGACACGCACCTGCTGAATAGCTTACGGTCCAGACCAGCAGGCTCAGACCACAGGTCGCCAGAGGTGAACTGCCGGATGCACGCGAGAAAGCAAACGCGGTCAGCAGAGGCACTGACCACATTAAGAAAGCCACAATGAGATGCCACCGACGATAGTCCGGAACCAATGTGGCTTCCGGCCGGGCTATCTGTTGTTTCAGGTGGATTCCGAGCCAGAATGTCAACATCAGCATGGGGCCGAATGTGAAGCCGGCAAACGTCAGGGAGTTCTTATCAGCCGTCACAATGCTCAATAGTGTACCTGGCACCATCAGGCAAAGCATCAGCATCAGAAAGCGTCGCGTCACATACGTCATCAGCACCTGATAAAGCTTACTCATGATGGAGCTCCAGAAAGATCTCTTCCAGATTCAGGTCTTCAACATCAATCTGAGCTTTCCATTGCCTGCTGAATCGCGACAGCAAGTCCGGTGTGAATCCGCGCAGACTTAATACTGCTGACTGACCATTCGATTCACAGCTCAACAGGCCCGGAAGCAGCTTCAGATCATCCGGCAGGGAACCACTGGTGGTAATGCGCAGCCGTTTGACCTCGTCCTTCAGGTTGCTTAACTCATCGTGGTAGATGATGCCGCCGTCTCTGAGTACCGCGACACGGTCGGCAACGCGTTCCAGATCGGACGTAATGTGGGTCGAAAACAGGATGGTTCTTTCCCCCGACATTGCCACATCCAGCAGCGTGGCCAGAAACTGTCGGCGAGCGGATGGATCAAGACTCGCGACAGGTTCATCCAGCACAAGTAAGTCCGGCTCGTGCCCCAGGGCCAGCAATATGGAAAGAGACTGAGTCTGCCCGGTGGAAAGCGTTCCGACCTTCGCTTCCCGGTCAAGCTTCCATTCCGTGAGCAGCTTTTCTGTAAGCGAATTGTTCCATCGCGGGTAGAACGCCCGGGTGTAGTCGATGATCTGCCTGATTTTCATCCAGGAATACAGTGTGATTTCCTGCGGCACATATCCAAGGCGCGCTTTTGCGGTGCCCGACAATGTGGCAACGTTCTCACCCATTAACCTGATCAGACCAGCCTGCGGACTTTGTAGCCCCAGAGCGCATTTGAGAAGCGTTGTCTTGCCTGATCCATTGCGTCCCAGCAGCCCCGTGACCGATCCGGGTTTCAGGTCAAAGTTCAGCTGGTCAAGGACCGTTTTGCCGGAGAACCGTTTTGTGACCCCGATCATCTGAATGACGGGCGCATGTTCGGGCTCAACTGTCCCTTCTGGCCCCGTTTGTTTTTCTGCGGCTGGGTGTTCTGAAGCTGCATCCAGCGCGAAACGATTAGTCATTACCGGGCTCCCTCAATAACGGGGTCAGGGCCGTCAGAACCTGATCGGCGGTGAGTCCAAGCTGGAACGCCTGAGCGGCGACCTGCTCGAGTAACGGGCGCAGTTGTTGTTGCCGCTGGCGAACGGTGTCCTGGGGTCTGGCTGGTGCGAGGACTCGCATCCCCTGACCGCGAACGCGTTCGACAACGCCGTCGCGTTCCAGAAGTGAATACGCTTTGGAAACGGTCATGGGATTGATCTGAAGGGATTCTGCGATCGTGCGAACCGACGGCAGCATCTGACCCGAAACCAGTTTTCCGTTGGCGATCTGCGTTCTCACCTGATCCATCAGCTGCCGATAAATCGGCACTCCGGAGGAGGGGTGAATCTGGAACAGCAGAACCGGGCTCATCAGAAAAAACTCGCCTTCCGGGTGATCATTCAGAAACTGATATCAGTGTATGACGACAATAATACACATCAACAGGTTTCTTGAGATTTGTTGCTCGGGATTGGAATGTCTGGTCTGCAGTGTGTCCGTTCAGGCCGTCAAACATCGGGTAAACCGCGTCGTTTTCGGTTCAGGCAAAAGGTCTGGACACAGATTTCGAATTCCGGCAAACTTCGCCGACTCCTCCGTTGCTTCGTTCTGAAGCTACGAAAAACCTCTCATTTCTGATGGGGCGTCCGACAACTCATGTCGGTGTCGCTTCGGATCCAGTCTCGCGCAGTTTCACTGCAAACTCTCTCTACTCTTCGTACGTCAGGATCATTCCAATGGCTCGACTGGCTATTGCCGTCTGCTGTTATGCTGCTGTGTTTGCGGCGACGTTCCTTGGCGCGGTGCTGTTGCGTTTTGATTTCGAATTTGCCGCGTATCCTCGCAGCCTGTATCTGGAAACCGTTCTGATTGTCGTATTGCTGAAGCTGGGGATCGTGTTGTTTTCGCGCGATTGGCGCAGGCATCTTCGATATTCGACAATTCACGACCTTTCCTGGTCAGCGGGCATCTGTGTCATCGCAGGAGTCCTGATATCTGCCATGCAGCTGGCTCGGCCGACGATGCCGTATATCCCCCGGTCGATAATTGCCATCGATACTGTGCTTTCTGCGGCAACTCTGGCGTCATTGCGAGTGGTTGCCAACATGCTTCGCACTTTCCTGATCAATCATCAGGGACCTGGAATCGAAAGAGCCCTCATCTATGGCAGTACAACCGATGCCGTCAGCCTGCTGACAGCCATCCAGTCAGGTTCTGCGCGACTGAAAGTTGTGGGAATTGTGAGCGATTCGAAAGGTGCCGCGGGTCTGGTGGGAGGAGTTCCCACGTTTACCGACGGTGGTGCACTGGCCAGTGTGATCAGCCGAACGCATGCGGACCATGTGCTGATGCCTTCGAATCTGCCCGGAAAAGTAGTCCGGGATGTCACTCGAAGTTGTCTGGAACTTGGAATCGAAGCTCACCTGGTACCGGCTGTTGATGAAATTCCCGCCCGCCGATTTCAGCTTCGGATGCGTGATGTAACCATTGACGACCTGCTGCGTCGCGAACCCAACGTTCTTGATCTGAACGGCATTCGCTCAATCCTTCGCAATCGAGTGATTCTGGTTTCAGGGGCCGCTGGAAGTATCGGTTCGGAAGTTTGCCGCCAGCTGCTTCATTTTCAGCCACGCAAGATCGTGCTGGTGGATCAGTCCGAATTCGGCATCTTTCAGATCGAGCAGGAATTTCAGCAGCAAATCAAGACGCTGAACTGTCCCGCGCCGGAGCTCGAGTACCTGGTGGAAGACATTGTCGATGAAGAAGCCATGCGGCGCGTCTTCATGCTGCATCGCCCGGCTGTTGTCTTCCATGCAGCCGCCTATAAACATGTTCCGCTGATGGAGCATAATCCGCAGGCTGCTGTCCGCAACAATGTCTTTGGCACGAAGATTCTGGTGGATCTGGCCCACAAGTTTTCTGTCGATCGATTTGTGATGATCTCCACTGACAAAGCCGTGCGCCCAACCAATGTGATGGGTGCGACCAAACTGATTGCGGAGCAGTATCTGAATAGCGTCGCTTCCAGATCGAGCACTCGCTTCATAACGGTTCGATTCGGAAACGTGTTGAATTCAGCGGGAAGCGTCGTTCCGACGTTTCGGCGTCAGATTGAGGAAGGCGGTCCGGTGACCGTTACCGATGCCGACATGCAGCGGTATTTCATGACAATCCCGGAAGCGGTTCAGCTGGTTCTGCAATCTGCGGCGCTGGGAGAAGGTGGTGATGTTCTGATTCTGGATATGGGGGAACCGGTCAGGATCGTCGATCTGGCGCGCGACATGATTCAGCTGTCCGGGCAACGGTATCCGGAAGACATTGATATCGTGATCACAGGTCTGAGACCGGGCGAGAAACTGTACGAAGAGTTGTTCTACGAAAGCGAAGGAACCGCCAGCCGAGTGCACGAGAAGATTTTTCGGGCACCACGTCAACAGATTCAGAACACAGGTTGGATTGAAGATGAACTGGAAAACCTGCGCAGCCATCTGATGACAAGTCGCGAACAAATCCGCGAAGTCTTGTGGCAGGTGACTGCTCGCATCGTCGAAGACAATTCCAGGATCTCCACAGATTCCAGCGAGTCACGCCGAGCGGCTTAAATTCTTAACGCGAGGCCACGCGACCAGACAGTGGCAGGCAGACAATAAGTTCTGCCACGGCCGCAGCGGCACTGAGACCGACAATCGGCCCTGGTTCATGGCAGAAGTAACTGAGTAACGGCAGATAATGCCGCAGGAACGCCTCAAAAACGTCGTCGTCGAAGGATTGCCGGGACTTTGGGACAGTCGCACGATCAGAAGCAGTCAACAGGGATTGCTGATCGTAGGTTAGTCGCGATATACCACTGAATTGAATTCCAAAAGCTTACTGCGGCGTTCAACTTCAGGATTGCTGAACAGGGCCAGATTCAGCCTCGATGCCCAAACGTTCAAAGGATTGACAATGAAACTTCGGCCAACCGGTCTCTTAGTGGCCACCGCTTTCCTCATATCTGGTTTTGGCTGTTCTTCAACGGCTACATCGAACACTGCCCGCACAGCAAAAGAGCAGATGCTCCTGTCGAATGCTGTTGATCAGTCGCTGGACAAGGTTGACTTCACGCCATTGTACGGGCAGCGAGTATTCCTTGAAGAAAAATATCTTGATTGCATCGACAAGCCTTACGTTGTCGGCTCTGTGCGTCATCGCATCATGAGAGCTGGTGGCACTTTGCTGCCCAGTGCTGATGATGCCGATGTCGTGATGGAGCTCAGAAGTGGTGGCGTTGGCACCGATACATCGGAGTCCTTTCTTGGGACGCCGGAAATCGCATTGCCCGGAATGCTGACGATTCCTGAGGTTCGCTTGGTCGAACGAAAAACACAGTTTGGCTACTCGAAGCTTGGACTTGTGATTTACGATGCCAGAAGCCGTCAGGTGCTGGGTGATGGTGGAATGGCCATGGCCCAGTCGGATGACAATAACTGGCACGTTCTTGGGGTTGGCCCGT is a window encoding:
- a CDS encoding sulfatase, with product MASEGRIFTDFYVTQAVCSASRAGLLTGCYNVRVGIQGALGPSSPIGINANEVTLGEICKQKNYATACYGKWHLGHHHQFLPMQNGFDDYFGLPYSNDMWPYHPGVAHLPMEERLKRWPHLPLIDGNTIVNAQVTGEDQEQLTTQYTERAVKFIEDHVDQPFLVYLPHSMVHVPLYVSDKFKGKSGRGLFGDVMMEVDWSVGQILDTLRTHHLEDKTLVIFTSDNGPWLSYGDHAGSAGPLREGKGTMFEGGCRESCVMWWPGTIPAGTKCSVPAMTIDILPTVAHLIGADLPAHPIDGRNIWPLIAGEPDAVSPHEAYYFYWGGQLQAVRSGRWKLHFPHDYRTLNGRPGGTDGKPANYVQAEIGLSLFDLESDMSETTNVADQHPEVVARLTVLADQIREQLGDKGIRGQAIRPAGRKVEVN
- a CDS encoding ABC transporter ATP-binding protein, producing MTNRFALDAASEHPAAEKQTGPEGTVEPEHAPVIQMIGVTKRFSGKTVLDQLNFDLKPGSVTGLLGRNGSGKTTLLKCALGLQSPQAGLIRLMGENVATLSGTAKARLGYVPQEITLYSWMKIRQIIDYTRAFYPRWNNSLTEKLLTEWKLDREAKVGTLSTGQTQSLSILLALGHEPDLLVLDEPVASLDPSARRQFLATLLDVAMSGERTILFSTHITSDLERVADRVAVLRDGGIIYHDELSNLKDEVKRLRITTSGSLPDDLKLLPGLLSCESNGQSAVLSLRGFTPDLLSRFSRQWKAQIDVEDLNLEEIFLELHHE
- a CDS encoding GntR family transcriptional regulator, which codes for MSPVLLFQIHPSSGVPIYRQLMDQVRTQIANGKLVSGQMLPSVRTIAESLQINPMTVSKAYSLLERDGVVERVRGQGMRVLAPARPQDTVRQRQQQLRPLLEQVAAQAFQLGLTADQVLTALTPLLREPGND
- a CDS encoding nucleoside-diphosphate sugar epimerase/dehydratase produces the protein MARLAIAVCCYAAVFAATFLGAVLLRFDFEFAAYPRSLYLETVLIVVLLKLGIVLFSRDWRRHLRYSTIHDLSWSAGICVIAGVLISAMQLARPTMPYIPRSIIAIDTVLSAATLASLRVVANMLRTFLINHQGPGIERALIYGSTTDAVSLLTAIQSGSARLKVVGIVSDSKGAAGLVGGVPTFTDGGALASVISRTHADHVLMPSNLPGKVVRDVTRSCLELGIEAHLVPAVDEIPARRFQLRMRDVTIDDLLRREPNVLDLNGIRSILRNRVILVSGAAGSIGSEVCRQLLHFQPRKIVLVDQSEFGIFQIEQEFQQQIKTLNCPAPELEYLVEDIVDEEAMRRVFMLHRPAVVFHAAAYKHVPLMEHNPQAAVRNNVFGTKILVDLAHKFSVDRFVMISTDKAVRPTNVMGATKLIAEQYLNSVASRSSTRFITVRFGNVLNSAGSVVPTFRRQIEEGGPVTVTDADMQRYFMTIPEAVQLVLQSAALGEGGDVLILDMGEPVRIVDLARDMIQLSGQRYPEDIDIVITGLRPGEKLYEELFYESEGTASRVHEKIFRAPRQQIQNTGWIEDELENLRSHLMTSREQIREVLWQVTARIVEDNSRISTDSSESRRAA
- a CDS encoding DUF6655 family protein → MKLRPTGLLVATAFLISGFGCSSTATSNTARTAKEQMLLSNAVDQSLDKVDFTPLYGQRVFLEEKYLDCIDKPYVVGSVRHRIMRAGGTLLPSADDADVVMELRSGGVGTDTSESFLGTPEIALPGMLTIPEVRLVERKTQFGYSKLGLVIYDARSRQVLGDGGMAMAQSDDNNWHVLGVGPFQNGDLKTDVARAEMIPPGMYRRQLPTQVAFGTRDGVEADANNVRYASGKK